GCGGTTTCCTCGATGAGTTCCTCGATCTCGTCTTCGCGCGGCCGTCGGTCGACCCGTTGTTCGACCGTTTCCACGTGCTCCTGTACCGGTTCCACCTGCTTTCTGACGGTTTCCTCGATCGTCTGCTCGACCGTCTCTTCGACCGTTTCCTCGACGGCCGTCGTCATCCAGTCCGGATCGAACCGAGCCATCTTCCAGACGACGTGGAGCGCGTAGGAGACCAAGACGCCGAACCCGAACGCGAGGCCGATCTCGGTCCCGGCGTACACGATCAGGACGATAGAGACGAAGATCAACACCCCGTACGCGAGGTCGATGGCAGCGTCGACGTAGCGTGGATTCATGGACGGGAAATCGGGGCGGCGTCGGCCGCTGGCGGGTCCGGTTCTGGAGACGGGGATATCGGCCTCCGTTCGGTCCGCTCGATCGAGGTCGTGTGTGCCACCATCTCATTGCTCGTCTTCGACGTGCCCGTGGAAATCGTTTGGGTCAGTAACGGCTGCATTTCAGGACTGCTGGTCCCCAGCAGCGTCTTCGTCTCGAGTCTGAGCCGGCAACCGTCTCGCCGAATCGGATACGGTGGCGAGTCGACGTGATCGGTCGCTAACGTGTACGCGCTCGTTTCAGCGCCGGTTCAGCACGCAACGCGTCCCTACCGTAGCGGTGCCCCCTCGAGCGCTCGAATGCGGTTCGACGGGAGGGACAGTCGCTGACTCCACACTATCGCTGTCGGCTGTGATCCGCTCGTGATCGCAGGAAACCGGTTAGCAGTCGTCTGAGTGGGGTAACCGGGTCGAAACAATGAGTCAGTGTGGCGTTCGATCGGAGTGAGACCGTTGGGGATGTTCAACTACACAGTACGCGGTTCGCGATCGCCGGTGCGGGATCGGGCGGGTGAACGCGAATCGACGACGGCCGTTCGGCTCGACGGGGTAACCCACGAATACGGAGCGAGCGGCGGCCGACTCCGCTCGAGTGACGAGCGGACGGTGACTGCGCTTCGCGACGTCTCGATCGAGGTCCCGATGGGGACGACGATCGGGCTCGAGGGGCCGAGCGGAAGCGGGAAGTCGACGGTGTTACACGCGGTCGCGGGGCTGCTCGTCCCGACGGCAGGCAGGGTGGAACTGCGGGGGACCGACATCGCGGCGCTGTCGGACGCGGAACGGACGCGAGTGCGGCGACACCACATCGGAATCGTGTTCCAGCGGTTCCACCTCCTGCCGTCGCTGTCCGCGCGCGCGAACGTCGCGTTGCCCCTCGTCCAGTCCGGCCTCCCGCGATCGGACCGGCGAGAGCGCGCGACGAACCTGCTGCACGACGTCGGTCTCGGTGATCGCATTACGCACCGTCCCGGCGAGCTCAGCGGCGGCGAACGACAGCGAGTCGCGATCGCACGAGCGCTGGCCACGGACCCGGACGTGATCGTGGCCGACGAGCCGACGGGCGAGCTCGACACGGCGACCGGAACGGCGGTCCTCGAGTTGTTGACCGACATCGGACGCGATCGGGCGGTGGTGGTCGCGTCGCACGACGAGGCGACGCTCGACGTCGCGGATCGCGTGATCACGCTGTGTGACGGACGGGTGGACGATGTCAGATGAGGGCGACGAACTGCCCGACGACGTCGGTTCGGGCCGCCGGGCGCGCTGGCGGGGCATCGTCGGATTGACGCTCTCCAGATGGTGGCAGCGAGCGACGCGAACGACGGTGAGCCGAATCGCATCGACGATCGCCGCCGTCGCGCTGACGATCGCGCTGCTGGTCGTCGTGACGGGGATCGCACTGGCGCTCGCCGACGGTGGCGTAGCGAACCAGGACGACGCCGACGTCCGTATTACGCCCGAAGAGGGCGGTACGCTCTCGTCCGTCGACGGAGTCGAAGGACCGCGCCTCGGCGCGACCAACGACCGGGCCGCGACGATTCGGTCACACGACGGCGTCGAGCACGCATCGCCGGTGTTGCTCGAGACGGGACAGCTCGAGTCCTCGGACGGCGACCCCCGAACCGTCCGTCTGGTCGGTGTCGTTCCGGACGACGAGCCGCGGACCATCGCCGGCCTGTCGACGGCCGATCTCGAGTCGGGTGATCCCCACTACGCGAACGGGTCGTACAGCGGTCCACGGACCGGTGAAATCGTACTCTCTTCGACCGCGGCGGAGCGGCTCGATGCGTCTCCGGGCGACGAGCTCGCGGTTTCGACGGGTCCGGGCGGGCGGACGAGTAGTGCCGCTCCCTCGGTGCGGGTGACGGCCGTCGCGGACGAGGGGGCGAGCGGATCCGACGCGCCGATCGCACTGGTTCACCTGAGCGAACTCCAGTCCGTGTCGGGTGCCGACGACGGGCAACTCGCCGATCGGGTGCTCGTCTGGGGCGAACCCCGGGCGGCCCAGTCGGCGGCTACCGACGCGTATCCGGCCGCCGCAGTCGAGGTCGCTGGGGGAACCGATCCGTCGTCGCTGTTCGACGACGGGCTGGCGTTCGCGACGAGCGTGATCGCCCTGCTGGTCAGCGTGACGATCTGTGCGTCGTTCGTCGCGACGACCATGGGGATGACCGTCGACGAGGACCGGCAAATGCTCGCCGTCCTCGAGTCGGTCGGCTTTCCGACCTACAGCCGCCTCGCCGTCGTCGCAGTGTCGACGGGAATCACGACGTTGGGAGGGTCGATCGTCGGAATCGGTGTCGGGATGATCGGAATCGTCGGGATCAATACGATCGCCGGCGGGACCGTCGCGCCGGGGGCGGTCGCCCACTTCCATCCGCTGTTCGTGCCGTACGCGATCGCCGTCGCGCTCCTCTCGGGACTGGTCGCCGTTCCGTACCCGCTTGCCGTCGCCGCGCGAACGTCCGTCCTCGAGGAGGTGAACCGATGACGGGACGCGGGCTGGCGATCCGAACGCGGGCGGTCGTCGGAATCGCCGTCGCACAGCTCCGGCAGTCGCCCGGTCGAACCGCGCTGACCG
This portion of the Natrinema salinisoli genome encodes:
- a CDS encoding ABC transporter permease; this encodes MSDEGDELPDDVGSGRRARWRGIVGLTLSRWWQRATRTTVSRIASTIAAVALTIALLVVVTGIALALADGGVANQDDADVRITPEEGGTLSSVDGVEGPRLGATNDRAATIRSHDGVEHASPVLLETGQLESSDGDPRTVRLVGVVPDDEPRTIAGLSTADLESGDPHYANGSYSGPRTGEIVLSSTAAERLDASPGDELAVSTGPGGRTSSAAPSVRVTAVADEGASGSDAPIALVHLSELQSVSGADDGQLADRVLVWGEPRAAQSAATDAYPAAAVEVAGGTDPSSLFDDGLAFATSVIALLVSVTICASFVATTMGMTVDEDRQMLAVLESVGFPTYSRLAVVAVSTGITTLGGSIVGIGVGMIGIVGINTIAGGTVAPGAVAHFHPLFVPYAIAVALLSGLVAVPYPLAVAARTSVLEEVNR
- a CDS encoding ABC transporter ATP-binding protein produces the protein MFNYTVRGSRSPVRDRAGERESTTAVRLDGVTHEYGASGGRLRSSDERTVTALRDVSIEVPMGTTIGLEGPSGSGKSTVLHAVAGLLVPTAGRVELRGTDIAALSDAERTRVRRHHIGIVFQRFHLLPSLSARANVALPLVQSGLPRSDRRERATNLLHDVGLGDRITHRPGELSGGERQRVAIARALATDPDVIVADEPTGELDTATGTAVLELLTDIGRDRAVVVASHDEATLDVADRVITLCDGRVDDVR